One window of Thermocoleostomius sinensis A174 genomic DNA carries:
- the gcvT gene encoding glycine cleavage system aminomethyltransferase GcvT, which yields MAHISPSDPLVPILRRTPLYPLHGALGAKLVPFSGWEMPVQYSGIGKEHQAVRQQAGMFDISHMGKFVLSGNTLIEQLQRLVPSDLSQLQPGDAQYTVLLNHQGGIVDDLILYYQGINAAGEPQITTIVNAATTEKDRNWFLTHLDAGQLTLTDLSVDRVLLAVQGPAAVAALQTCVQEDLSKVKRFGHIQGTVLEQPGFLARTGYTGEDGFEVMVDVETGIALWRSLLLAGVVPCGLGARDTLRLEAAMALYGQDIDETTTPLEAGMGWLVHLDRKGEFIGRSVLEQQKQAGVTRRLVGLQLAGRNIARHHYPVRHCGELVGTITSGTLSPTLGYPIALAYVPAALSKLNQLVDVEIRGKVYPATVVKRPFYKRVERIFEKQTSLNDEASLG from the coding sequence ATGGCTCACATTTCTCCATCAGACCCATTGGTTCCAATTCTTCGTCGCACACCGCTCTATCCACTGCATGGGGCGCTTGGAGCTAAGCTGGTTCCGTTTTCTGGGTGGGAGATGCCCGTGCAATATAGCGGCATTGGTAAAGAACACCAAGCCGTGCGCCAACAGGCAGGCATGTTCGACATTTCCCATATGGGTAAATTTGTCCTGAGTGGCAACACATTGATCGAGCAACTGCAACGATTGGTTCCGTCCGATTTAAGCCAACTGCAACCAGGAGATGCGCAATATACGGTGTTGCTGAATCACCAGGGGGGGATTGTCGATGATTTAATTTTGTATTACCAAGGCATCAATGCGGCAGGCGAACCCCAGATAACGACGATCGTCAACGCCGCCACTACGGAGAAAGATCGCAACTGGTTCCTAACCCACCTAGACGCGGGGCAGTTGACGTTGACAGATTTATCAGTCGATCGAGTGCTGTTGGCGGTGCAAGGGCCGGCAGCAGTGGCAGCGCTGCAAACCTGTGTGCAAGAGGATCTATCGAAGGTGAAGCGCTTTGGGCATATCCAAGGAACGGTGCTGGAGCAACCCGGTTTTCTGGCTCGGACTGGCTACACGGGTGAAGATGGATTTGAGGTCATGGTCGATGTAGAAACGGGGATTGCGCTGTGGCGATCGCTATTGCTGGCAGGTGTGGTTCCCTGCGGATTGGGTGCTCGCGATACCTTGCGCTTGGAGGCGGCAATGGCGCTGTATGGTCAGGATATTGACGAAACCACGACTCCGTTAGAAGCGGGGATGGGTTGGTTGGTGCATCTCGATCGTAAAGGCGAGTTTATTGGGCGATCAGTGCTAGAACAACAGAAACAAGCAGGGGTGACGCGGCGGTTGGTGGGCTTGCAGCTTGCAGGACGCAATATTGCCCGTCATCATTACCCAGTGCGACACTGTGGCGAGCTTGTAGGCACGATCACCAGCGGCACCTTGTCTCCAACGTTAGGCTATCCGATCGCCCTGGCTTATGTACCGGCTGCCTTGTCGAAGCTGAATCAGTTAGTCGATGTAGAAATTCGCGGTAAGGTCTATCCAGCCACCGTCGTCAAACGCCCGTTTTATAAGCGAGTTGAAAGGATTTTTGAGAAGCAAACCAGTTTAAACGACGAGGCATCGCTCGGATGA
- a CDS encoding 3'(2'),5'-bisphosphate nucleotidase, translating to MSYESEKQVAIQAALAAARLCQRVHQEIVPQAIEKNDRSPVTVADFGSQAVICHTIAAAFPNDPIVGEEDAAVLRQPDMATCLQQVTHYVQSEIPDATPEAVVSWIDRGNGGIGSRYWTLDPIDGTKGFLRQDQYAVAIALIENSDVKVGVLACPALPIDLSQPTQDHGVLFVAVRGQGAAMMPLQGGEPKPIHVSTAEQADRLRFVESVESGHGNHDLQDAVAKAVGIQASSIRMDSQAKYGAVAQGEAALYLRLPSPKSPNYREKIWDHAAGVLIVEEAGGKVTDMHGAPLKFSLGSTLEANQGVVVSNGSIHEGVLQVLREQLTTSIGR from the coding sequence ATGTCTTACGAATCTGAGAAGCAGGTTGCAATTCAAGCCGCGTTGGCTGCTGCACGATTATGTCAGCGAGTGCATCAAGAGATTGTTCCACAGGCGATCGAAAAAAACGATCGGAGTCCTGTCACAGTGGCAGATTTTGGCTCACAAGCCGTAATTTGCCACACGATCGCCGCCGCTTTTCCTAACGATCCAATTGTCGGCGAGGAAGACGCGGCCGTATTGCGCCAACCGGACATGGCAACTTGTCTTCAACAAGTCACTCACTATGTGCAATCTGAGATTCCAGACGCAACCCCAGAGGCGGTTGTGTCCTGGATCGATCGCGGCAACGGGGGCATAGGATCTCGCTATTGGACGCTTGATCCCATCGATGGGACAAAAGGCTTTTTGCGGCAAGACCAATATGCAGTGGCGATCGCTTTGATTGAGAATAGCGACGTAAAGGTGGGCGTTTTGGCGTGTCCTGCTTTGCCCATTGATCTTTCTCAACCAACACAAGACCACGGGGTGTTGTTTGTAGCCGTGCGTGGACAAGGAGCCGCCATGATGCCGTTGCAAGGTGGAGAACCCAAACCCATTCATGTGTCCACTGCTGAACAAGCCGATCGCCTACGGTTTGTAGAAAGTGTGGAATCGGGTCACGGCAACCATGATCTCCAGGACGCTGTGGCCAAAGCTGTGGGCATCCAAGCATCTTCCATTCGCATGGACAGCCAAGCCAAATATGGAGCCGTCGCTCAAGGAGAAGCCGCGCTGTATTTGCGGTTGCCGTCGCCCAAATCACCGAACTATCGCGAAAAGATCTGGGATCATGCGGCCGGGGTATTAATCGTGGAAGAAGCAGGCGGTAAAGTGACCGACATGCACGGCGCACCTCTGAAGTTTTCGCTGGGGTCAACGCTGGAAGCTAATCAGGGCGTGGTGGTCAGTAATGGTTCCATTCATGAGGGGGTGCTACAAGTGCTACGCGAGCAACTGACCACCTCAATCGGACGCTGA
- a CDS encoding CobW family GTP-binding protein, whose product MSSAVISNATSAMDVEKHGLPVTIITGFLGSGKTTLLNHILTNQEGLKTAVLVNEFGEIGIDNELLITLEGSDDNMVELSNGCICCTINNDLVEAVYRVLERRDQIDYLVVETTGLADPLPIALTFLGTELRDLTRLDSIITLVDAENYSLDLFNSQAAYNQILYGDIILLNKTDLVDEAQLEQLETKIRDVKEGARILRTTQSQVPLPLVLSVGLFESDKYFDPTETVHKHDHGHDHDHSDCDHDHGHCVHDHEHHHDHSDQAHHDHAHHHHSDHLAIDGFTSISFQSDRPFAIRKFQYFLDNQLPATVFRAKGILWFDESPKRHIFHLSGKRFSLDDSEWKGQPQNQLVLIGQNLDHNTLREQLQHCVCMPSANRAKGFGK is encoded by the coding sequence ATGTCATCAGCCGTTATTTCAAATGCCACCTCTGCAATGGATGTGGAAAAGCATGGCCTTCCGGTCACGATTATTACAGGCTTCTTGGGAAGTGGCAAAACAACGCTGCTCAATCATATCCTGACGAATCAAGAAGGATTGAAAACCGCTGTTCTGGTTAATGAATTTGGTGAAATTGGCATCGACAATGAACTGCTCATTACCCTAGAAGGCAGCGATGACAACATGGTAGAACTCAGCAACGGCTGCATCTGCTGTACCATCAACAACGATCTAGTTGAAGCGGTGTATCGGGTGTTAGAGCGTCGCGATCAAATCGATTACTTAGTTGTAGAAACCACTGGACTTGCTGATCCCTTGCCGATCGCGCTCACCTTTTTGGGAACTGAATTGCGCGATCTGACTCGCCTCGATTCCATCATTACCTTGGTCGATGCAGAGAACTACAGCTTAGATCTATTCAATAGCCAAGCGGCTTATAACCAAATTCTCTACGGCGATATCATTCTGCTCAACAAAACCGATTTAGTTGATGAAGCACAACTTGAGCAGTTAGAGACCAAAATTCGCGATGTGAAAGAAGGGGCGAGAATTTTGCGCACCACCCAATCACAAGTGCCGTTGCCTCTCGTTCTTAGTGTAGGACTGTTTGAGTCAGACAAGTATTTTGACCCAACCGAAACAGTCCATAAACACGATCATGGGCACGATCATGACCACTCTGATTGCGATCACGATCATGGGCATTGTGTCCATGATCATGAGCATCACCACGATCACTCCGATCAGGCGCACCATGATCACGCCCATCACCATCATTCCGATCATCTGGCGATCGATGGCTTTACTTCAATTTCGTTCCAGAGCGATCGACCTTTTGCTATCCGCAAGTTTCAGTACTTCTTGGATAACCAGTTACCAGCCACCGTGTTTCGAGCCAAAGGCATTCTCTGGTTTGACGAAAGCCCCAAGCGTCATATCTTCCATCTCAGTGGCAAACGCTTTTCTTTAGATGATTCTGAGTGGAAAGGGCAGCCGCAAAACCAACTGGTCTTGATTGGGCAAAATCTTGACCACAACACGCTGAGAGAACAACTGCAACACTGCGTTTGTATGCCATCAGCCAATCGCGCCAAAGGGTTTGGCAAATAG
- the cysS gene encoding cysteine--tRNA ligase encodes MSLTLYNTLTRRKEPFEPLEPGTVRMYYCGVTVYDYCHLGHARACIIWDVARRYLRWRGYAVRYVQNFTDIDDKILNRAKREGTTMEAISERFIQAYFEDMARLNVMEADEYPRATHTIDGIKRLIHELEQKGYAYASQGDVYYAVRSFPEYGKLSGRKLDDMQAGASGRVDAEDPEGTRKKYPFDFALWKGAKPGEPAWESAWGAGRPGWHIECSAMVRDRLGDTIDIHAGGNDLVFPHHENEIAQSEAVTGKPLANYWLHNGMVNVGGEKMSKSLGNFTTIRALLDSENAPDPMALRLFILQAHYRKPIDFTNESIAAAQNSWETLKEGLLFGYKYGQQLGWTDTDDASFGNPEYMRIPTDGDAVQRFQTGMDDDLNTPAGLAVLFELAKDLQKEGNRLTHEGKTMFDAQELRALWQTLVVLAQVLGLEARLEAEASSLELSDAEIESMIQQRSDAKKAKNFAEADRIRNHLKEQGVILVDKPGGVTEWHRS; translated from the coding sequence ATGTCCCTAACGCTATACAACACTCTGACGCGACGCAAAGAGCCGTTTGAACCACTGGAACCAGGTACGGTGCGGATGTATTATTGCGGTGTGACAGTGTATGACTATTGCCATTTGGGTCATGCACGGGCTTGCATTATTTGGGATGTGGCGCGGCGATACTTGCGGTGGCGCGGTTATGCAGTACGCTATGTGCAGAATTTCACCGACATTGATGACAAAATTCTCAATCGGGCCAAACGCGAAGGCACAACCATGGAAGCAATATCCGAACGCTTCATTCAGGCTTATTTTGAGGATATGGCTCGTCTGAATGTGATGGAGGCCGACGAATATCCTCGCGCTACGCATACAATCGACGGCATCAAGCGGCTAATTCATGAGCTAGAGCAAAAAGGCTACGCCTATGCGTCTCAGGGGGATGTGTATTATGCCGTGCGCAGCTTTCCTGAATACGGTAAACTGTCTGGGCGCAAATTGGATGACATGCAGGCGGGGGCTAGCGGTCGGGTAGATGCGGAAGACCCAGAAGGGACGCGCAAGAAATATCCGTTTGATTTTGCCCTCTGGAAAGGAGCCAAACCCGGAGAGCCAGCATGGGAATCGGCGTGGGGGGCGGGACGGCCCGGTTGGCACATTGAATGCTCGGCAATGGTGCGCGATCGACTGGGTGACACGATCGATATTCATGCGGGGGGCAATGATTTGGTGTTTCCCCATCACGAAAACGAAATCGCTCAGTCGGAGGCTGTCACTGGCAAGCCCTTAGCCAATTATTGGCTGCACAACGGTATGGTCAATGTGGGTGGCGAGAAGATGTCAAAGTCTTTGGGTAACTTCACTACCATTCGGGCCTTGCTGGATAGTGAAAATGCACCCGACCCAATGGCACTGCGGTTGTTTATTCTGCAAGCTCACTACCGCAAGCCGATCGACTTTACCAACGAATCGATCGCTGCTGCCCAGAATAGTTGGGAGACACTGAAGGAAGGCTTGTTGTTTGGCTATAAGTATGGTCAGCAACTCGGCTGGACAGATACAGATGATGCCTCCTTTGGCAACCCCGAATATATGCGGATTCCTACTGACGGTGATGCCGTGCAGCGCTTCCAGACTGGAATGGATGATGATTTGAACACACCCGCAGGACTTGCCGTATTGTTTGAACTGGCCAAAGATTTGCAAAAAGAAGGCAACCGCCTGACACACGAAGGCAAAACAATGTTCGATGCCCAAGAACTGCGTGCTCTTTGGCAAACGCTGGTAGTTCTGGCACAAGTACTGGGATTGGAGGCAAGACTCGAAGCAGAAGCGTCGTCCTTAGAACTGAGCGACGCCGAGATTGAGTCTATGATTCAACAACGCTCGGATGCCAAAAAAGCTAAGAACTTTGCTGAGGCCGATCGCATTCGCAATCACTTGAAAGAGCAAGGTGTCATTTTGGTCGATAAACCGGGTGGTGTCACCGAATGGCATCGCAGTTGA
- a CDS encoding response regulator transcription factor has product MDILIVEDEAEIAELIQLYLEKEGFSCRICRDGPTALQVFQEQQPDLIILDLMLPGLDGLEVCARIRQKPGAKDPYILMLTAKGEELDRIIGLSTGADDYMVKPFSPRELVARVRALLRRTMRQGGQSRVYQTPHFSVDLDQRVANRYSETGITEPLELTTLEFDLLTTFMSSPGRVWNRTQLIERLWGSDFYGDERVVDTHVARLRKKIEPDPANPSFVRTVIGVGYKFEDVSENK; this is encoded by the coding sequence ATGGACATCTTGATTGTCGAAGATGAAGCGGAAATTGCCGAATTAATTCAGCTATACCTAGAAAAAGAAGGCTTCTCTTGTCGGATTTGTCGCGACGGCCCAACAGCGCTTCAGGTATTTCAAGAGCAACAGCCTGATTTGATCATTTTGGATCTAATGCTTCCCGGCTTGGATGGGCTGGAGGTCTGTGCCCGCATTCGACAAAAACCTGGTGCCAAAGATCCTTATATCTTGATGCTGACCGCCAAGGGTGAGGAACTCGATCGCATCATTGGCTTGTCTACCGGAGCCGATGATTATATGGTGAAGCCCTTCAGCCCTCGGGAACTTGTGGCGCGAGTGCGGGCCTTGCTGCGACGGACGATGCGGCAAGGTGGGCAAAGCCGTGTTTATCAAACTCCTCATTTCTCGGTCGATCTCGATCAACGGGTGGCCAATCGCTACTCCGAAACCGGAATCACCGAACCGTTGGAACTCACGACTCTGGAATTTGATCTTTTGACTACCTTCATGAGTTCTCCAGGACGGGTCTGGAACCGCACTCAGTTGATTGAGCGCTTGTGGGGCAGCGATTTCTACGGAGATGAACGGGTAGTTGATACCCATGTAGCGCGGTTACGCAAAAAAATTGAACCCGATCCTGCCAATCCTAGCTTTGTCAGAACTGTAATTGGAGTGGGATATAAGTTTGAGGATGTAAGCGAAAACAAATGA
- a CDS encoding calcium-binding protein, with product MKANPVGSELRVNSSFVVGDQDNPAIAISPLGTFVIAWESEEQDGDGEGIYARLYRPGGRPVSPEFQVNSTTEGDQTSPSVAMDGSGNFVVAWASNHRRNGDIFAQRYNANGRRIRSEFRVNSADGDHSDPVVARNASGQFVVAWTGRNVDIDDADDSGTGIYAQRYDTDGAPLNSLLRINTTTTNNQENPSVAIQPDGSFMVVWESQNQDGSGKGVFGQRYNSRGRQVGLEFQVNTYITGDQFNPVVAVDGAGRFVVAWESVREDGSGSGIYARLYDDNGNPRGLPFRVNVTTRGNQSAPSIGMDAEGNFTIAWTSDSRNEDGSGSGVYAQQFDQNGARIDRVFRINTTTEDDQSNPALAVQSNGNFVAAWQSQTPRRNLSLGDGDGLGVFAQRYRGSNVSSVPTNRIEGDRNNNVLRGTSQADRILGFGGDDRLLGRGGNDTLIGGQGDDILKGQRGNDILRGGAGQDLLRGGAGADILFGNGGRDTLIGGAGPDIFVIGERAGLETIRDFTDGIDRIALLDGLRFRDLTIQQQRSTTVISVVNNPIALLENVPRTLIDASDFTAI from the coding sequence ATGAAAGCAAATCCAGTTGGCTCTGAATTACGAGTCAATTCCTCGTTTGTGGTTGGCGATCAAGATAATCCGGCGATCGCCATCAGCCCACTTGGCACGTTTGTTATTGCTTGGGAAAGCGAGGAACAGGACGGTGACGGCGAAGGGATTTATGCGCGGCTCTATCGTCCGGGTGGTCGTCCCGTTAGCCCAGAGTTTCAAGTCAATTCCACCACAGAAGGCGATCAAACGAGTCCCTCGGTGGCAATGGATGGCAGCGGTAATTTTGTGGTCGCTTGGGCCAGCAACCACAGACGCAATGGTGATATTTTTGCCCAACGTTACAACGCCAATGGTCGCCGGATTCGATCGGAATTTCGAGTCAATTCAGCCGATGGAGACCACAGCGATCCCGTGGTTGCTCGGAATGCCAGTGGTCAGTTTGTCGTAGCCTGGACTGGGCGCAATGTGGATATCGATGATGCTGACGATAGCGGCACTGGAATTTATGCCCAACGCTATGACACAGACGGCGCCCCATTGAACAGTTTGTTGCGCATCAACACCACCACCACGAACAACCAAGAGAATCCCTCGGTCGCAATTCAACCAGATGGCAGCTTTATGGTGGTTTGGGAAAGTCAAAACCAAGACGGCAGCGGCAAAGGGGTATTTGGTCAACGCTATAACAGCCGTGGTAGACAAGTAGGGCTTGAGTTTCAGGTCAACACGTATATCACTGGCGATCAATTTAACCCGGTGGTAGCTGTCGATGGGGCAGGACGCTTTGTTGTTGCTTGGGAAAGTGTGCGTGAAGATGGTAGTGGCAGCGGCATTTATGCTCGGCTATATGATGACAACGGCAATCCCAGAGGGCTACCGTTCCGGGTGAATGTCACCACACGGGGCAATCAGTCTGCGCCCTCCATCGGCATGGATGCAGAAGGAAATTTTACGATCGCCTGGACGAGTGACAGCCGCAATGAAGATGGATCAGGATCGGGCGTTTATGCGCAGCAGTTTGATCAGAATGGGGCGCGGATCGATCGTGTCTTTCGGATTAACACCACAACCGAGGACGATCAGTCTAATCCGGCGCTGGCGGTACAATCTAACGGCAATTTTGTGGCGGCTTGGCAAAGCCAAACTCCCCGTCGCAACCTCAGCTTGGGCGATGGAGATGGCCTAGGAGTGTTTGCCCAGCGCTATCGTGGCAGCAATGTTAGCAGCGTACCTACCAATCGCATTGAAGGAGACAGAAATAACAATGTTTTGCGCGGTACTAGTCAAGCCGATCGCATCCTTGGCTTTGGCGGTGACGATCGGCTATTGGGGCGCGGTGGTAATGATACGCTGATTGGAGGGCAAGGCGACGATATCTTGAAAGGACAACGGGGGAACGATATTCTCCGGGGTGGAGCCGGACAAGATCTACTGCGGGGTGGGGCTGGGGCTGATATTTTGTTTGGTAATGGTGGTCGTGATACGTTGATTGGAGGAGCCGGACCCGATATTTTTGTGATTGGAGAGCGAGCCGGACTGGAAACCATTCGAGACTTCACTGATGGCATCGATCGCATTGCCCTATTAGATGGCTTACGATTTAGAGATCTAACCATTCAACAGCAGCGCAGTACCACCGTCATCAGTGTGGTCAATAATCCGATCGCCCTTTTAGAAAATGTACCTCGTACTTTGATCGACGCCAGCGATTTTACAGCAATCTAA
- the clpS gene encoding ATP-dependent Clp protease adapter ClpS: MAVETIEQRSTSAARKHAPRYKVLLHNDDFNTMEHVVQSLVKTVASLTIPQAVSIMMEAHTNGIALVITCAQEHAEFYCEGLKLQGLTSTIEPEE; this comes from the coding sequence GTGGCTGTCGAGACGATTGAACAACGTTCAACTTCTGCTGCTCGGAAACATGCTCCTCGTTACAAGGTATTGCTCCACAATGACGATTTCAACACCATGGAACATGTGGTGCAGTCTTTGGTGAAAACAGTCGCTAGTCTAACGATTCCCCAGGCTGTGAGCATTATGATGGAAGCGCACACTAACGGAATTGCTCTAGTCATCACTTGCGCACAAGAACATGCTGAGTTCTATTGTGAAGGGTTAAAGCTGCAAGGCTTGACCAGTACGATCGAACCAGAAGAATAG
- a CDS encoding CPBP family intramembrane glutamic endopeptidase, producing MARWAAPLRLLAFLLMLVLAWLPMAALLMWWIADANTVTIATMSLLFVGFLLGIRQWGRRVHKDPRIFQTYGLVWTLQNGRELSAGLGLGLGSLFGLFLVQGWLDWIAWQPISIGLERVVLEGLLTGLGTGFAEELVFRGWILDELERDYGPKGALWINSLLFALLHFLKPIPEIIRTFPQFPGLVLLGLALAWAKRLTQGRLGLPIGLHAGLVWGYYIVHVGALATYTQTVPEWITGIDQNPLAGLVGLALLSGLAAGIRWGLRTRG from the coding sequence TTGGCTCGTTGGGCTGCCCCCCTGCGTTTGTTAGCATTTCTGCTGATGCTGGTGCTAGCGTGGTTGCCGATGGCCGCTTTGCTGATGTGGTGGATTGCCGATGCGAATACGGTGACGATCGCCACAATGTCTTTGCTATTCGTGGGATTTTTACTTGGGATTCGGCAATGGGGACGGCGCGTTCACAAAGACCCTCGCATTTTCCAAACCTATGGGCTGGTTTGGACGCTGCAAAACGGGCGTGAGCTATCAGCAGGATTGGGTCTAGGGCTAGGCAGTCTGTTCGGGTTATTTCTGGTTCAGGGGTGGCTCGATTGGATAGCCTGGCAACCAATTTCGATCGGGCTGGAACGGGTGGTTTTAGAAGGATTGCTGACTGGTTTGGGAACTGGCTTTGCCGAAGAACTGGTGTTTCGCGGCTGGATTCTTGATGAGCTTGAGCGAGATTATGGTCCTAAAGGGGCACTGTGGATCAACAGTCTGCTGTTTGCGCTACTCCATTTCCTCAAGCCCATACCAGAAATTATTCGTACCTTTCCCCAGTTTCCAGGACTCGTGCTGCTAGGCTTGGCGCTCGCATGGGCTAAACGATTGACCCAAGGGCGCTTGGGCTTGCCGATCGGACTTCATGCTGGGCTTGTGTGGGGCTATTACATTGTCCACGTTGGTGCACTTGCCACGTATACGCAGACCGTCCCTGAATGGATCACCGGAATTGACCAAAATCCGTTGGCTGGGCTGGTAGGATTAGCACTTTTGAGCGGACTGGCGGCTGGGATAAGGTGGGGGTTAAGGACTAGGGGTTAG
- a CDS encoding DUF3611 family protein, with translation MVNRSDSVSLPPAVRRVAGALRITGWASFWVQLVLGIVSAVVLLFAGSNLGTTARNPLNPTSPAAANPGTGAGLLFAVLALLGLFVAAYWAFRYTRLARQLRTPNAQVRPRRGDAVQTLRIGLVINLVGMLLAILGGQAIAGSLVLKSFEQGFAIFSGNPLRFITPLDLFVVQANANTTLAHFIGLVATLWLLRSVNRQ, from the coding sequence ATGGTAAACCGATCGGATTCTGTGTCTCTTCCTCCTGCGGTGCGACGAGTGGCTGGGGCACTGCGAATTACGGGCTGGGCTAGCTTTTGGGTACAGCTAGTTCTGGGCATCGTTTCAGCCGTGGTGCTGTTGTTTGCTGGCTCGAATTTGGGAACAACGGCTCGCAATCCGTTGAATCCAACTTCTCCAGCGGCGGCCAATCCAGGAACAGGGGCAGGGCTATTGTTTGCCGTATTGGCATTGTTAGGGCTGTTTGTAGCGGCATACTGGGCTTTCCGCTATACGCGGCTGGCACGGCAATTACGGACCCCTAATGCTCAGGTGCGCCCCCGGAGAGGGGATGCGGTGCAAACGTTGCGGATTGGGCTAGTCATTAACTTGGTCGGCATGTTGCTAGCCATTTTGGGAGGGCAGGCGATCGCTGGATCATTAGTACTGAAATCGTTTGAGCAAGGGTTTGCGATTTTCTCTGGAAATCCTTTGCGGTTCATTACTCCCTTGGACTTATTTGTGGTGCAGGCCAATGCCAATACAACGCTGGCCCATTTTATTGGACTGGTAGCAACCCTCTGGCTTTTGCGCAGTGTGAATCGCCAGTAA
- the tatC gene encoding twin-arginine translocase subunit TatC: MTAPSDIETASARTNGQTIAPNADGNDTLDLDEAPDDVEMSLFDHLEELRLRIFLSLIAAIVGIILCFFFVNDIVRLLEIPAQGVKFLQLSPGEYFFVSLKVAGYSGLLVSSPFILYQIIQFVLPGLTRRERRLLGPVVLGSSVLFVAGLAFAYYALIPAALNFFINYGSEVVEQLWSIDRYFEFVLLLLFSTGLAFQIPIVQLLLGVLGIVSSQRMVKGWRYVILGAAVLGAVLTPSTDPVTQGLLAGATLGLYFGGIGLVKLVGR; this comes from the coding sequence ATGACGGCTCCTTCTGATATTGAGACAGCTTCTGCCCGCACTAACGGACAGACGATCGCCCCCAATGCCGATGGAAACGACACGTTGGACTTGGATGAAGCCCCGGATGATGTTGAGATGTCGCTGTTTGACCATTTGGAAGAACTGCGGCTGCGGATTTTTCTATCGCTGATTGCAGCAATTGTCGGCATTATTCTCTGCTTCTTCTTTGTCAATGACATTGTGCGGCTGTTGGAAATTCCAGCTCAGGGAGTCAAATTCTTGCAGTTATCCCCGGGTGAATACTTTTTTGTGTCGCTGAAGGTGGCGGGCTACAGTGGCTTGCTAGTATCAAGTCCGTTTATTTTGTACCAAATCATTCAGTTTGTGCTGCCGGGGCTAACGCGGCGGGAACGACGGTTACTGGGGCCAGTGGTGCTGGGTTCAAGTGTATTGTTTGTGGCAGGGCTAGCGTTTGCCTACTATGCTCTCATTCCAGCGGCGCTGAATTTCTTCATCAACTATGGATCTGAGGTGGTAGAGCAACTGTGGTCGATCGATCGCTATTTTGAGTTTGTGCTGCTGTTGCTGTTTAGCACCGGACTCGCCTTTCAGATACCGATCGTACAATTGCTGCTGGGTGTGCTGGGCATTGTCTCCTCTCAGCGTATGGTGAAGGGTTGGCGTTATGTGATTCTGGGCGCGGCCGTGCTGGGGGCAGTGCTAACGCCATCAACAGATCCGGTTACCCAAGGCCTATTGGCAGGGGCAACGTTGGGGCTTTATTTTGGTGGAATTGGGTTGGTGAAGTTAGTAGGACGCTAG